A genomic stretch from Thermomonospora umbrina includes:
- a CDS encoding LysE family translocator: protein MVGTASMVGMALVALGMVLTPGPNMFYLVSRSITQGRRAGMVSLLGVAAGFGVYLLAAVVGLTAVFALVPPLYTVLKLAGAAYLLYLAWQAIRPGGGSPFAPEPLPPDTARRLFTMGLVTNLLNPKIAVVYVSVLPQFVDPARGDVALQNLTLGGVQIAVALTVNTLITLTAGSLAVFLAARPAWLRAQRAFMATVLGGLAVKMATDRSRAVAAAP from the coding sequence GTGGTCGGTACCGCGTCGATGGTCGGGATGGCCCTGGTGGCCCTCGGGATGGTCCTCACGCCCGGGCCCAACATGTTCTACCTGGTCTCGCGGTCGATCACCCAGGGTCGCCGGGCCGGGATGGTGTCGCTGCTGGGGGTGGCGGCCGGCTTCGGCGTCTACCTGCTGGCCGCGGTGGTGGGGCTGACCGCCGTGTTCGCCCTCGTGCCCCCGCTGTACACGGTGCTCAAGCTGGCCGGGGCCGCGTACCTGCTGTACCTGGCCTGGCAGGCGATCCGGCCGGGCGGCGGCTCGCCGTTCGCGCCGGAGCCGCTGCCGCCGGACACCGCGCGGCGGCTCTTCACCATGGGGCTGGTCACCAACCTGCTCAACCCGAAGATCGCGGTCGTGTACGTGTCGGTGCTCCCGCAGTTCGTGGACCCGGCCCGGGGCGACGTGGCGCTGCAGAACCTGACCCTGGGCGGCGTCCAGATCGCCGTCGCCCTCACGGTCAACACGCTGATCACCCTGACCGCCGGAAGCCTGGCCGTCTTCCTCGCCGCGCGTCCGGCCTGGCTGCGGGCGCAGCGGGCGTTCATGGCGACGGTGCTGGGCGGCCTCGCGGTCAAGATGGCCACCGACCGCTCCCGCGCCGTCGCCGCCGCCCCATGA
- a CDS encoding amidase gives MLEKAGLAGQAELLARREVSAAELVEHSLEQISRRASLGAFRLVREEAARAEAAEADRRLAAGERLPLLGVPVAIKDDTDLEGETTPFAVPGDHRPRTRDAEHVRRLRAAGAIIVGKTTTCELGMWPFSESPGFGRARNPWDPDRTPGGSSGGSAAAVAAGMVAAAVGSDGAGSIRIPAAWTGLVGIKPQRGRVSGFPHRDAFHGLTVWGPLARSVGDAALLLDVLTGNHPEDVHRLDAPVRSFARAARTDPGRLRIAVSFRTAFGVPGRVDPEIRRAVERIARRLTSLGHKVFPADPDYGLVGLGLVSRGTAGVADWLDSIPEAAPEPRTEVEARLGRVVGRRLLPPARRLDPGLRRRAGRIFQIADVVLTPTTALPPPRVSAFEGAGWHRTQSAAAAACPFAWPWNVLGWPGMSVPAGLDSAGLPIGAQLLGHDSDEATLIALAAQLEIAEGWHERRAPASMGQVV, from the coding sequence GTGCTGGAGAAGGCGGGTTTGGCCGGGCAGGCGGAGTTGCTGGCGCGCCGGGAGGTCTCGGCCGCCGAGCTGGTGGAGCACTCGTTGGAGCAGATCTCCCGGCGGGCGTCCCTCGGGGCGTTCCGGCTGGTCCGCGAGGAGGCCGCCCGCGCGGAGGCCGCGGAGGCCGACCGGCGGTTGGCCGCCGGCGAGCGGCTGCCGCTGCTCGGCGTCCCCGTGGCGATCAAGGACGACACCGACCTGGAGGGGGAGACCACGCCGTTCGCGGTGCCGGGCGACCACCGCCCCAGGACCCGGGACGCCGAGCACGTGCGACGGCTGCGGGCGGCCGGGGCGATCATCGTCGGCAAGACCACGACGTGCGAGCTGGGGATGTGGCCGTTCAGCGAGTCGCCGGGCTTCGGGCGCGCCCGCAACCCGTGGGATCCCGACCGCACCCCCGGCGGGTCCAGCGGCGGTTCGGCGGCGGCGGTCGCGGCCGGGATGGTCGCGGCGGCCGTGGGATCGGACGGGGCGGGCTCGATCCGGATCCCGGCGGCCTGGACGGGGCTGGTCGGCATCAAGCCCCAGCGGGGCCGGGTGTCGGGCTTCCCGCACCGCGACGCGTTCCACGGGCTGACCGTGTGGGGGCCGTTGGCGCGCAGCGTGGGCGACGCGGCGCTGCTGCTCGACGTGCTGACCGGCAACCATCCCGAGGACGTCCACCGGCTGGACGCGCCGGTCCGCTCGTTCGCCCGGGCGGCGCGCACCGACCCCGGGCGACTCCGGATCGCGGTGTCGTTCCGCACGGCGTTCGGCGTGCCGGGCCGGGTCGACCCCGAGATCCGTCGGGCCGTGGAGCGGATCGCCCGGAGGCTGACCTCGCTCGGCCACAAGGTCTTCCCCGCCGACCCCGACTACGGACTGGTGGGTCTGGGGCTGGTGTCGCGCGGCACGGCGGGTGTGGCCGACTGGCTGGACTCGATCCCGGAGGCCGCGCCCGAGCCGCGCACCGAGGTGGAGGCGCGGCTCGGACGGGTCGTCGGGCGTCGGCTGCTGCCGCCGGCCCGCAGGCTGGATCCGGGGCTGCGCCGCCGGGCGGGCCGGATCTTCCAGATCGCCGACGTGGTCCTCACCCCGACGACGGCGCTGCCGCCGCCCCGGGTGAGCGCCTTCGAGGGGGCGGGCTGGCACCGTACCCAGTCGGCCGCCGCGGCCGCCTGCCCCTTCGCGTGGCCGTGGAACGTCCTGGGCTGGCCGGGGATGAGCGTGCCCGCCGGGCTGGACTCCGCGGGGCTGCCGATCGGCGCGCAACTCCTCGGCCACGACTCCGACGAGGCCACGCTGATCGCGCTGGCCGCCCAGTTGGAGATCGCCGAGGGCTGGCACGAACGCCGCGCACCCGCTTCAATGGGACAGGTCGTGTAA